The Pan paniscus chromosome 3, NHGRI_mPanPan1-v2.0_pri, whole genome shotgun sequence genome includes a window with the following:
- the LOC117979950 gene encoding LOW QUALITY PROTEIN: large ribosomal subunit protein eL37-like (The sequence of the model RefSeq protein was modified relative to this genomic sequence to represent the inferred CDS: substituted 2 bases at 2 genomic stop codons), whose protein sequence is MTKGTSSSGKHRNKMHTMCHRCGSEAYHLQKSTCGKCGYIAKRKRKCNXSIKAKSXNTTRTDHMGRLKIAHCRFRHGFCERTTRKPKKAAIATSSLSYEFQ, encoded by the coding sequence ATGACAAAGGGAACGTCATCGTCTGGAAAGCATCGCAATAAGATGCACACGATGTGCCACCGCTGTGGCTCTGAAGCCTACCACCTTCAGAAGTCAACCTGTGGCAAATGTGGCTACATTGCCAAGCGCAAGAGAAAGTGTAACTGAAGTATCAAGGCTAAAAGTTGAAACACCACCAGGACTGATCATATGGGGCGCCTAAAAATTGCACACTGCAGATTCAGGCATGGATTCTGTGAAAGAACAACACGTAAACCCAAGAAGGCAGCTATTGCAACATCCAGCTTATCTTATGAATTTCAGTGA